In Spirochaeta thermophila DSM 6578, the following proteins share a genomic window:
- a CDS encoding alpha/beta hydrolase: MSASLLTVVLLLAGCTTVSFHEKELFEGAGRVEEDPLPGVERTFITLSDGTGLETWVVPAPTPRAVLLFFSGNGGLSKAHLPFFREAVARWDLTVVAVHYRGYGRSGGSPTIETLASDPPEVLRLVKARYAPDLPLIVAGHSLGGYAALRCAGMPEADAFLIVATFTTSAELAEAWRKNLVPWYAAPFVRIDVDEEVLTLDNYEAVARVRVPIAFVHGTEDDVIPSWMSARLHTTCPSPHTLLRTIPDADHNTPLLPRHRQPTLEALAFLLSHLPR; this comes from the coding sequence GTGTCGGCCTCCTTGCTCACGGTGGTGCTCCTCCTTGCAGGATGTACCACCGTCTCTTTTCACGAGAAGGAGCTCTTCGAAGGTGCAGGGAGGGTGGAAGAGGATCCCCTCCCGGGTGTGGAGCGCACCTTCATCACCCTCTCGGACGGCACCGGGCTCGAGACATGGGTCGTCCCCGCCCCGACCCCCCGGGCCGTGCTCCTCTTCTTCAGCGGGAACGGAGGCCTCTCGAAGGCCCACCTCCCCTTCTTCCGGGAGGCGGTGGCCCGGTGGGACCTCACCGTGGTGGCGGTGCACTACAGGGGGTACGGACGAAGCGGGGGAAGCCCCACCATAGAGACCCTTGCCTCCGACCCACCGGAAGTCCTTCGCCTGGTGAAGGCCCGATACGCCCCGGACCTCCCCCTCATCGTGGCCGGCCATTCCCTGGGAGGCTATGCCGCCCTCAGGTGCGCCGGCATGCCTGAAGCCGACGCCTTCCTCATCGTCGCCACCTTCACCACCTCGGCCGAGCTCGCCGAGGCATGGCGCAAAAATCTCGTCCCCTGGTACGCCGCACCCTTCGTGAGGATCGACGTCGACGAGGAGGTCCTCACCCTGGACAACTACGAGGCAGTGGCCCGGGTGCGCGTGCCCATCGCCTTCGTCCACGGTACAGAGGACGATGTGATCCCCTCCTGGATGTCCGCACGCCTCCACACCACCTGCCCCTCCCCCCACACCCTCCTCCGCACCATACCCGACGCCGACCACAACACCCCCCTCCTCCCCCGCCACCGGCAGCCCACCCTCGAAGCCCTCGCCTTCCTCCTCAGCCACCTCCCCCGCTGA